From [Clostridium] symbiosum, a single genomic window includes:
- a CDS encoding RraA family protein has product MTQNELFEIALTTDPAQIGHHVQGGYMTGIYPISDEIKAIGPAFTIRLPGTDNAMLYYAMKLAPKGSMIVIDRMGDKRIACLGEMVALSAKTLGMAGIVVDGPNTDTRAIRAMGFPVFSTGRACVTNTFKGLDGEYGVPVNCGGCVVRPGDIVYGDVDGVICAPASQFEELVKAAKAMDANEVKWRENFAEGGYVDKFVNLERLVKEGVKGAIGELSKVK; this is encoded by the coding sequence ATGACACAGAACGAATTATTTGAAATTGCACTTACTACGGATCCGGCCCAGATTGGACACCATGTCCAGGGAGGGTATATGACCGGAATTTACCCAATCAGCGATGAAATTAAAGCCATCGGACCGGCATTTACCATTCGTCTTCCAGGGACGGACAATGCGATGCTTTACTATGCGATGAAGCTGGCGCCGAAGGGCTCCATGATTGTCATAGACAGAATGGGTGACAAGCGGATTGCCTGCCTTGGCGAGATGGTGGCACTATCCGCCAAAACCCTGGGAATGGCGGGAATCGTTGTGGACGGCCCAAACACCGATACCAGAGCGATCCGCGCCATGGGGTTCCCGGTATTTTCCACGGGACGCGCCTGCGTGACAAACACCTTTAAGGGACTTGACGGCGAATACGGCGTGCCGGTCAACTGCGGCGGCTGCGTAGTGCGCCCGGGCGATATTGTTTACGGCGACGTGGACGGAGTTATCTGCGCCCCGGCATCCCAGTTTGAGGAGCTGGTAAAGGCGGCAAAGGCGATGGATGCCAATGAAGTGAAATGGAGAGAAAACTTTGCAGAAGGCGGATATGTTGATAAATTCGTAAACCTGGAGCGCCTTGTAAAAGAAGGGGTTAAGGGAGCTATCGGTGAACTGAGCAAGGTAAAATAA
- a CDS encoding IS110 family transposase, translated as MNYNTVYVGMDVHKESFSLCSFTIEEDKASHVQKVESDYKQVLKYLEFLRTIYGKDAYFICGYEAGCLGFTLYHQLTEHHVNCVILAPTTMLQKRGKKKIKTDKRDAALIGRCLAQHNYSPVHVPTEQDEEIKEYLRMRTDHKLALKKIKQQILAFCLRHNYRYERGGSHWTQTHIKWLRALTPDGLYKEILDEYLLTFDQLSNKLERLEQRIEELGSREEYREDVKKLTCLLGVKTQTALSVIVEVGDFKRFATADRFASYLGLVPGEDSSGDGRQRLGITKAGNTHVRRLLVEAAQSYSRGQIGYKSRELKARQSGNTPQVIAYADKANERLRRRYYKMVLGQNKRSNVAKTAIARELACFMWGMMTDHIA; from the coding sequence ATGAATTATAACACAGTTTACGTAGGAATGGATGTTCATAAGGAAAGTTTTTCACTTTGCAGCTTCACAATCGAAGAAGACAAAGCGTCCCATGTCCAGAAAGTCGAATCGGATTACAAACAAGTCCTAAAATATCTCGAGTTTCTGCGTACCATTTACGGAAAGGATGCGTATTTCATATGCGGTTATGAGGCTGGCTGTCTCGGCTTCACTTTATATCATCAGTTAACGGAACATCATGTTAACTGCGTAATCCTCGCTCCGACTACCATGTTACAGAAGCGTGGGAAGAAAAAAATAAAAACAGACAAACGCGACGCTGCCCTGATTGGCCGCTGCTTGGCCCAGCATAATTATAGCCCGGTCCATGTCCCTACGGAGCAGGATGAAGAAATCAAGGAATATCTCCGGATGCGAACCGACCACAAGCTGGCGCTTAAAAAGATAAAGCAGCAGATCCTGGCATTCTGCTTGCGCCATAATTATCGCTATGAGAGAGGCGGCAGCCACTGGACTCAAACCCATATCAAATGGCTCAGGGCATTGACCCCGGATGGCCTGTACAAGGAGATTCTCGACGAATATCTGTTGACCTTCGATCAGCTCAGCAATAAACTGGAGCGTCTTGAGCAGCGTATTGAGGAGCTTGGGTCCAGGGAGGAATATCGGGAAGATGTCAAAAAGCTCACCTGTTTACTTGGCGTCAAAACCCAGACCGCCTTGTCTGTCATAGTGGAGGTTGGCGATTTCAAGCGGTTTGCGACAGCAGACCGGTTTGCATCGTACCTGGGGCTGGTACCAGGCGAAGATTCCAGCGGGGACGGACGACAGAGGCTTGGCATCACCAAGGCAGGGAACACCCACGTGCGCCGGTTGCTGGTTGAAGCGGCGCAGAGTTATAGCCGTGGGCAAATCGGATACAAGTCTAGGGAATTAAAAGCCCGCCAGAGTGGAAATACACCACAGGTGATTGCTTACGCAGACAAGGCCAATGAGCGCCTAAGGCGGCGCTATTACAAAATGGTGCTTGGACAGAACAAGCGCAGCAATGTAGCAAAAACAGCAATCGCAAGGGAACTGGCCTGTTTCATGTGGGGAATGATGACGGATCACATAGCCTGA
- a CDS encoding TRAP transporter large permease has protein sequence MNMILLLLGFVGLLAVGAPIVVAMGLPAIVYYIVSGTSLSLVAYSFYQSTMSFSLLAVPAFILMGNLVSELGETTRAFDFARALSKGKRGYSSRIAVVLSLIFAGMSGAAIAGVCGLGPIFVDSMEEEGYERDYGAALTIAASTVGPIFPPSIPLVLYATIAQISSVKSLLGGVGPGILMSLMLLFYVLLVDKKKLVNPPMAKALVKEERSMGELLLRALPIAIAPVLILITMLSGIFSPGETGGMAVLYMLLLGIFHRSLTWRGFWKCVKETCKSVSSIMVIMTAGGIFTKALMLENLPAKIIALLGPVANVPIAVILIVNIILLIMGMFMESNCALILTAPIVLQITQGFGMDPVYIGVMMVMNLMIGLSTPPFGLCIYAVSRVANVPSEKVIKSVIPMYIPLGIALILTSLIPAITTFVPNTIMGLLAGG, from the coding sequence ATGAATATGATTTTACTGCTGCTCGGCTTTGTGGGCCTGCTGGCCGTGGGGGCGCCGATTGTCGTTGCCATGGGCCTGCCCGCAATTGTCTATTATATTGTGTCGGGGACTTCACTTTCACTGGTAGCCTATTCCTTCTACCAGTCCACGATGTCATTCTCTCTGCTGGCTGTCCCTGCATTCATTCTGATGGGAAACCTGGTAAGTGAACTGGGGGAGACCACAAGGGCGTTTGATTTTGCCCGCGCCCTGTCAAAGGGAAAACGCGGCTATTCCTCCCGTATCGCAGTCGTCCTGAGCCTGATTTTTGCCGGCATGTCCGGAGCGGCTATCGCAGGTGTCTGCGGACTGGGACCAATTTTCGTAGATTCAATGGAGGAAGAGGGATACGAGAGAGACTACGGCGCGGCGCTGACGATTGCCGCCTCCACCGTGGGCCCTATCTTCCCGCCGAGTATTCCTCTGGTCCTCTATGCAACGATTGCACAGATTTCAAGCGTCAAGTCGCTGCTGGGCGGCGTGGGGCCGGGCATCCTGATGTCCCTGATGCTTCTGTTCTATGTACTTCTTGTAGATAAGAAAAAACTGGTGAACCCGCCGATGGCGAAAGCGCTGGTGAAAGAGGAACGGTCCATGGGAGAATTACTGCTGCGCGCCCTCCCGATTGCCATTGCTCCGGTTTTAATTCTGATTACCATGCTCTCCGGTATCTTCAGCCCCGGTGAGACGGGCGGCATGGCGGTTCTTTACATGCTGCTTTTGGGAATCTTCCACCGCTCACTGACCTGGCGCGGCTTCTGGAAATGCGTGAAGGAGACGTGTAAATCGGTCAGCTCGATTATGGTTATCATGACGGCAGGCGGCATTTTTACAAAAGCGCTGATGCTTGAAAATCTTCCGGCCAAGATTATTGCCCTGCTGGGACCGGTGGCCAATGTTCCGATTGCAGTCATTCTGATCGTCAACATCATCCTGTTGATTATGGGAATGTTTATGGAAAGCAACTGCGCCCTGATTCTGACGGCTCCCATCGTGCTTCAGATAACGCAGGGATTCGGGATGGATCCCGTTTACATCGGCGTGATGATGGTTATGAACCTGATGATAGGACTGAGCACCCCGCCGTTCGGGCTTTGCATCTATGCGGTCTCTCGCGTTGCCAACGTGCCCTCGGAGAAGGTTATCAAGTCGGTGATACCAATGTACATACCTCTGGGAATCGCGCTGATCCTGACGTCGCTGATTCCGGCGATTACAACTTTTGTTCCCAATACGATTATGGGACTTTTGGCCGGCGGCTGA
- a CDS encoding TRAP transporter small permease, producing the protein MSILGKAWNAFRNFISGISGIWCIIIIAALDIQIFCRTFLGYSTTWSEEVAELCFVGLIFCYLAQCEKEGAHLQLEILFQIWPKLKFYMDVAGKTICIIYCAFVIYSESLLIPTTMKLTTAACHIPIRYVHYLIVLGSAMWIIQECISLFEIFKERRAQKA; encoded by the coding sequence ATGTCAATACTGGGTAAAGCGTGGAATGCATTCAGAAACTTTATCAGTGGCATAAGCGGGATTTGGTGTATCATCATTATCGCGGCTCTTGATATTCAGATTTTCTGCCGTACTTTTTTAGGATATTCGACAACCTGGAGTGAGGAGGTTGCGGAACTGTGCTTTGTCGGCCTGATTTTCTGCTATCTGGCACAGTGCGAAAAAGAGGGAGCCCACCTGCAGCTGGAAATTCTTTTCCAGATTTGGCCAAAATTAAAGTTTTACATGGATGTGGCGGGGAAGACGATCTGCATTATATACTGCGCGTTTGTCATTTACAGTGAGTCCCTGCTGATTCCCACAACAATGAAACTGACGACGGCCGCATGCCATATCCCGATCCGCTATGTACATTATCTGATTGTGCTGGGGTCTGCCATGTGGATTATACAGGAATGCATCAGCCTGTTTGAAATATTTAAGGAGAGGAGGGCACAGAAAGCATGA
- a CDS encoding carbon-nitrogen hydrolase family protein — MKSKFVLAQLEQKGLPEENLANAKKSVAEAMELYKPDMMIFPECFMSHFPTGTDRAVCLGTAQTLDGPFVTEMRKLAGDNGIWIIFGMNEKVEDPGDDRNYNCTVVIDSSGEIVSTYRKTHLYDAFGYKESDDNKPGDQFFEPIDTPFGKIGLFVCYEVRFPEVARYQRSKGADIIIMPTAWVPGPLKSSQFRTLISARAIENTVYMVACDQVGVNGMGESVVVDPMGVITASAGEVETLICAEIDTERIEQVRAKLPAYKDRRPELYTI, encoded by the coding sequence ATGAAAAGTAAATTTGTTTTAGCGCAGCTTGAACAGAAGGGGCTGCCGGAAGAGAATCTGGCAAATGCAAAGAAGTCGGTCGCCGAAGCCATGGAGCTTTATAAGCCGGACATGATGATTTTCCCCGAATGTTTTATGAGCCATTTTCCGACTGGGACGGATCGGGCCGTCTGCCTTGGAACCGCCCAGACTCTGGACGGGCCGTTTGTGACAGAGATGAGAAAACTGGCCGGGGACAACGGAATCTGGATTATCTTCGGCATGAATGAAAAGGTGGAAGACCCCGGGGATGACCGTAACTATAACTGCACCGTAGTCATTGACAGCAGCGGAGAAATTGTATCCACCTACCGGAAAACCCATCTTTATGATGCATTTGGCTATAAGGAATCCGATGATAACAAGCCGGGCGACCAGTTTTTTGAGCCGATCGATACGCCCTTTGGTAAAATTGGCCTCTTCGTATGCTACGAGGTCCGTTTCCCGGAGGTGGCGCGCTATCAGCGTTCCAAAGGCGCCGACATCATTATCATGCCGACCGCATGGGTGCCGGGTCCGCTTAAGAGCTCCCAGTTCCGCACGCTGATTTCTGCAAGGGCAATCGAGAACACCGTATATATGGTGGCCTGCGATCAGGTTGGCGTAAACGGCATGGGAGAGAGTGTGGTGGTTGACCCGATGGGCGTCATAACAGCGAGTGCAGGGGAGGTTGAGACATTAATCTGCGCCGAGATTGATACGGAGCGTATTGAACAGGTGCGGGCGAAATTACCGGCTTACAAGGACCGGAGGCCGGAGCTTTACACCATCTGA
- a CDS encoding TRAP transporter substrate-binding protein gives MKRGLALTLTVAMLGSLLAGCGSGNGGGGSAPAAAPTAAEASGEVETVSTPDKILKFTDQNSEDSPAGMWEQKFADLVKEYTKGHIQVDLYFNNTLCGYDIQPLQAGICDFIQYVPSSAGDLDSRLGAFDAPYIYRDADHRLAVFDPFNSEPLKVINEALEDDGVMLLSSFNSGYRQITCNFPIKNLSDMKGAKIRVVPSDLYQQLFTAFGAAATPMAFSEVATALITNVIDGQENPYSVIVTNALYEVQKYCMETNHLPTNHGLWMNRNTYEGLTPDQQQAVLQAAYDASAYMDEYILDKVEEYKKICEDNGMEIIDENNGLDMAAFKEAAESVYDYFGDDWGEMPDLIRAVK, from the coding sequence ATGAAAAGAGGGTTAGCATTGACACTGACTGTAGCGATGCTGGGGAGTTTACTGGCAGGTTGTGGAAGCGGAAACGGAGGCGGAGGCAGCGCTCCGGCGGCAGCCCCAACTGCGGCGGAAGCGTCGGGAGAAGTGGAAACAGTTTCCACTCCGGATAAGATATTAAAGTTTACGGATCAGAATTCGGAGGATTCACCGGCCGGTATGTGGGAACAGAAATTTGCCGATCTTGTGAAGGAGTATACAAAAGGCCATATCCAGGTTGACTTGTATTTTAATAATACACTGTGCGGATACGATATCCAGCCTCTGCAGGCCGGTATCTGCGATTTCATCCAGTATGTCCCGTCATCGGCGGGTGATCTGGACAGCAGGCTGGGAGCATTTGATGCGCCTTATATTTACCGGGACGCCGATCACAGGCTCGCCGTATTTGATCCGTTCAACTCGGAACCGCTGAAGGTAATCAATGAGGCGCTGGAAGATGACGGCGTTATGCTGCTCAGCAGTTTTAACTCCGGTTACCGCCAGATTACATGTAACTTCCCGATTAAGAACCTGAGTGATATGAAGGGCGCGAAGATCCGCGTGGTTCCATCCGACCTCTATCAGCAGCTTTTCACTGCTTTCGGCGCAGCGGCAACACCGATGGCATTTTCTGAGGTGGCGACGGCGCTGATTACCAATGTAATCGACGGCCAGGAGAATCCGTATTCCGTAATCGTGACCAATGCCTTATATGAGGTTCAGAAATACTGTATGGAGACCAATCATCTGCCGACGAACCATGGCCTCTGGATGAACAGGAACACTTATGAAGGACTGACTCCGGATCAGCAGCAGGCAGTACTGCAGGCCGCTTATGACGCATCCGCTTATATGGACGAGTACATCCTGGATAAGGTGGAGGAATATAAGAAAATCTGTGAAGACAACGGAATGGAGATTATCGATGAGAATAACGGTCTCGATATGGCGGCATTCAAAGAAGCGGCCGAAAGCGTTTACGACTATTTCGGCGATGACTGGGGAGAGATGCCGGATCTGATCCGTGCAGTCAAGTAA